One window from the genome of Anolis sagrei isolate rAnoSag1 chromosome 4, rAnoSag1.mat, whole genome shotgun sequence encodes:
- the ARC gene encoding activity-regulated cytoskeleton-associated protein has protein sequence MQLENFNQGNIHSFQGHRGVVNNSNSKPNVILQIGKCRAEMLEHVRRTHRHLLTEVSKQVERELKGLQKSVGKLENNLEDHVPSAAENQRWKKSIKACLSRCQETIAHLERWVKREMNVWKEVFFRLERWADRLESGGGKYCHADNTRQTVSVGVGGPEIRPSEGEIYDYALDMSQMYALTPPPAGEIPQPHESYQWITAPEDVPPSPVETQIFEDPREFLTHLEDYLKQVGGTEEYWLSQIQNHMNGPAKKWWEYKQDSVKNWLEFKKEFLQYSEGTLTRDAIKRELDLPQKEGEPLDQFLWRKRDLYQTLYVEAEEEEVIEYVVGTLQPKLKRFLSHPYPKTLEQLIQRGKEVECNFDNSADPSPQRTPEHQLGDSVEILPPSITASPAASDRTQPEVSIPPTTVI, from the coding sequence ATGCAGCTTGAGAACTTCAACCAGGGGAACATCCACTCTTTCCAGGGTCACCGCGGGGTGGTCAACAATAGCAACAGCAAGCCCAATGTCATTCTCCAGATAGGGAAGTGCAGGGCAGAGATGTTGGAGCATGTTAGGAGAACCCATCGGCACCTCCTGACTGAGGTGTCAAAACAGGTGGAGCGGGAGCTGAAAGGCCTGCAGAAATCAGTGGGCAAGCTGGAGAACAACCTCGAGGACCATGTGCCCTCGGCTGCTGAGAACCAGCGGTGGAAAAAGTCCATCAAAGCCTGCTTGTCTAGATGTCAGGAGACCATTGCACACTTGGAAAGGTGGGTCAAGAGGGAGATGAATGTCTGGAAGGAAGTCTTTTTCCGCCTGGAAAGATGGGCTGACCGGCTGGAGTCCGGTGGAGGGAAGTACTGCCATGCAGATAATACCAGGCAAACTGTCTCTGTTGGGGTAGGTGGCCCAGAGATTAGGCCAAGTGAAGGGGAGATTTACGATTATGCCCTAGACATGAGCCAGATGTATGCCCTGACACCACCTCCAGCAGGGGAAATCCCTCAGCCCCATGAGTCCTATCAGTGGATCACTGCCCCAGAGGATGTGCCACCTTCTCCAGTGGAGACCCAGATTTTTGAGGATCCCAGGGAGTTTCTAACTCATCTGGAAGACTACTTGAAGCAGGTAGGTGGGACTGAGGAGTACTGGCTCTCTCAGATCCAAAACCACATGAATGGTCCTGCCAAGAAGTGGTGGGAGTACAAGCAGGACTCTGTCAAGAACTGGCTGGAGTTCAAGAAAGAATTCCTTCAATACAGTGAGGGCACCCTGACTAGGGATGCTATCAAGAGGGAGCTGGATCTCCCCCAGAAGGAAGGGGAGCCCTTAGACCAGTTCCTCTGGAGGAAGAGGGACCTCTACCAGACTCTCTATGTGGAGGCTGAGGAAGAAGAGGTCATTGAGTATGTTGTAGGGACCCTCCAGCCTAAACTCAAGCGCTTCCTTAGCCACCCCTACCCTAAGACTTTAGAGCAGTTGatccagagagggaaggaagttgAGTGCAACTTTGATAACTCTGCAGATCCCAGCCCTCAGAGGACCCCAGAGCACCAACTAGGAGATTCAGTAGAGATCCTGCCTCC